One Anopheles merus strain MAF unplaced genomic scaffold, AmerM5.1 LNR4000542, whole genome shotgun sequence genomic window, GCAGAACACGGCGTCCTCGTTGATTGCGATCAATATGAAGTAGAACACCAATCTCGTTTGGAAATACTCTCCAATTTTCCTTGGCTGATCAGTCCCAGTTTCATCATGTTCAAACAGGACAATGGTAGGACATTCGGGCGGTATGTTCACTATCCACTGGCTGGTGTAGAAGTTGTTAAATGTTTGCTGTTGGTTTCCCCACAGTATTATGACCAAGTTGGGCTCTCGGAATGTAGGAACATGCTGACCCCGATGGTCCGCTTGCAACAGACTGACATCTTGATTATTCAGGCGCTGTGCGATGTCGTTCAGCATCGTTGATAGTACAGATTTGTTGGAAAACTGTAGTAGCCAGCAATTAAACACTTCAGCATGTTGGATCTGAAGATTGTGGGTGATATTGGTTAGATAATCTAAACTTTGCTCTTGTCGATCGGCCTGTGCACGAATACTGAGTAAAGCGTGGATCGCAAAGGATATTCGAACAATCTTGCGGAACATGTTCAACGAAGGCCGCTTTCAAGCACACTAAACTTGAAACCATAATTTGCttaacgattttgtttcaaattgtcTAGTAATTATTCCGTTTATAGTTGGGTTTCAGTAgcaatttaataatgattgtCTAATTATTGGTGACCAGAGGTGTTATCACGTGCAATAATTATTCATTAAACTGTTTAAGACATCAAGTAAATGAAATGGAACGAACGAAATAAACTGGAATATAGCGTAGAAGGATTAACTTACGAACAGTACGATGGTTTAACCTTGCCACAAGAATTGTCGTAATGACACCTATATAATGCTGTAAGCTTAATATAGCCGTACTAGACTCAATTGCTCTACGTAATTGGAAGAAAAGGATCGTTCTCACTGATAAGATAAATCATACGCCACGGCAAAATACAAATTCACACCAATACTTACCGTTTTTTATAAGCCTTGATGCTAAATGATTTGGTAAACTAATAAAGTTTAATTTTAAGCTATTTTTACAATTACAGATATGATGCgatttaatcaattttataaaaagcCTACTTTGTTCTGATTGAattcttttcatattttttaaactgcACCTTCAACTGAACATCACCCCACGATGGCTGCGTACGTACGCAGCCAGCTTGATGCTGTGATTTAAACTGACAGCATCGTAAGTTAGAAAAGCTGTTGCGGTCATCAAGGGTATGGTAATGCTTTTTATTTGACGTGATTTAGCTGGCTATTAAATTGTTGGCTGTTCAGTTCGATTAAATCTGACAGatctttaatttaaaatatgtagAAGTGTGTAAATGTGTAGTGTAGTAGGCTATGACTACCAAACAGTGGTTTTGCCTCAGCAGAATTTCGCTTCCTAGCCATAGTAGCCAATGCCTTCTTTTGTAATAAATTGGTTCATAGTCAACCACCAAACGAGCAAGTTGACTTTAATTTGCTCTTCGTTTGAACTGTAACATGTAGAAGTTGTCAAATGTTTGCTGTTGGTTTCCCCACAGTTGACCATGGTTATGACCATGTTGGGCTCTCGGAATGTAGGAACATGCTGACCCCAATGGTTCGCTAGTAACAGACTTACATGTAGATTACTCAGGCGTTGTGCGGTGTCGTTCAGCATCGGTGATAGTACAGATTTGTTGGAAAACTGTAGTAGCCAGCAATTAAATACTCCAGAA contains:
- the LOC121602626 gene encoding uncharacterized protein LOC121602626 isoform X3, translated to MFRKIVRISFAIHALLSIRAQADRQEQSLDYLTNITHNLQIQHAEVFNCWLLQFSNKSVLSTMLNDIAQRLNNQDVSLLQADHRGQHVPTFREPNLVIILWGNQQQTFNNFYTSQWIVNIPPECPTIVLFEHDETGTDQPRKIGEYFQTRLVFYFILIAINEDAVFCFRYQPLRITSHSGLPTLDQLFFDRLQTMQFKSLVAGYVKDYYTSIYCEKLHASMQQQ